From the genome of Legionella beliardensis:
AAAAAACCAAGCAGTTCCAGCATATAGTGAGTAATCAGAGGGAATTATATTTCCACTTTTGTTATTACTAATAAATGTCCCTTCATAACTGTCCTCATTTTCACTGCTGCGTTTTATACCTTTAAAATGAAAGCTTTGTTCTATAGCTACTTTTTCTATCTTACCAAGTAAATTATGTATTGCTTTATGAGAGTTAGAAGCAATCCCTATTTTTTTATTGTTTTTAAGTAATTCAACAATAATATGGCTGCTAGTATAGGTTTTTCCTGTGCCTGGTGGACCCTGAATAAAAAGGTAACTGTTATTGAGAGCTTTAATAGCTTCAAATGTTTCATCCTGTAACTTATCAGAATTAATAATAGGTTGGCCTGCAAGTTTATTATTAAGATAAGGCGCTCTCTTATTTAAAATATCTAAAATTGCTTGATACTTATCGTTTGCATTAAGAATATTATCTGCCACACGGTAAAGGGCTGAGCGAATTTTTTTTGTATCCCTTGGCCCAGTAGGACTTATAGATAGGTGTGGCGGTAGCTCGCCGCTGGCTTTACCCAGCTTAATTTTAACTAACCTTTGCTCATCATTTAGTTCTACAATCGTTCCTGCCCCTTTGGTTGACGCAGTGTTTAAAACACTACTGCCAGCGTGAAGCTTAAACTCTTGAGGCGGAAAGCGGTAAGTATAGATGTAGGATCTTTTTTCAGAAATGGGTTCTCCTAATAAAGTCAGGCCGCCTAAACATTCTGTGTCCTCAATTAACTCATAATCGAATTTATCTTGCCGTTCAAATACTGACCACCATTTTGGTTTTGATTCTCTTTTATGATATTCAAGTAAATTAATTAATCGCTCAGATAATTTTTTATTTTCTATCTTAGTTTTTAGAAGTTTTTGATATTGTTCATAGGTAATTTCTGGCTCGTTACGTTGACTAGGTGAGCGAGGTTTAGTTTTTTTTACTTCTTCTTCTTTTCTAAACCAAGCAGTATTAATCGGTTTAATAGAAATTAACCAATCGCGTAATTTTAATGTCGAAATACAATCGACCTTATTATATTCTTCTATATCATTTAATAGCTGAGGATTTTTAGTAATCAGCCATTGATTATAAACATCAATACTATCCATAGCTGTTTGAACTGAGTTATCTCGTTTATCCATATAAAAAACTTCTAAATCTTTTATAGAATAACCAGATTCTGAAATGCGAATACCTTCCCGTACGACTTTATAGAGATCAACAAGTTTTTTTTCACGTAATAAATTATCTACCTGATCTTCGCAAACGCCATAACGGCAAGCTAAGCGCTTTAAAGCAGTATTTTCATAGTGATTGTAATGATAGATATGAGCATCGGGGAAACGAGTTAAATGCTGTTTAAGAAATTTCATAAATTGCTTAAATGTTTTCTTTTCATCAGGATGGTTATGTGCCCAAAATGCTTTAAAGTGCCATTGTTTATTTTCTTGAAAATAAACGCCAAATAAGTACTCAAGTCCTTGTGGATAAAGTGGATCTCCTTCCATATCAAAAAAAAGATCTCCTTCATTAGGCTGGGGTAAACGTTCAAAACCTTTATGTGGGATGGGAGTAAGTAGTTCATATTTTTCATGCCCAGTTTCGCGTTTATACAACTGTAACCTTGCTTGCTCACGTAAGCGCTGTAAAATTTCGAGGTTCATTTCTTCAAGCGGAAAATCATCAGCTAAGTTTGCTAGCGCAGCAACGGTTGTGATGCCACCTTTATTCAATTGATCTATTTCAGCACGTTTAATATTAGCAACTAAACTTAAATGATCCTCTGTTTGCCATTGCTCTTTACAGCGCGACTGCCAGTGACAAACTTTACAATGTTCACAAGGTTTTGGAGAAGATTGGGTGGGCGGGTTGTTAGCATAGCCTTCAAAATTATTTTTGATAATTTTGTAGTAATAAGCAAAATCACTGTAGTTAAAAGGGCGCTGCTGGCTATCGCCTAAAACTAGTGCCATTTGCTTAGGCAGCAGGCTTTGTAATTTACTTAATAAATCAGTATAAGCGCATAGTTGAATGAGATGCTTTGGTTCGGGTGTTCTAGTTAATTTAGTATCAATTACTTGATAGCTATAGGAGCCTAAGGAAGAGGGTATATCAACTTTAATTAAGAAATCAGCATGACCTGTCCAAAAATCATCATGAAGATGAGCTTGGTAAATGACATCTGCACCCGTGTGTAGTGCTTCTTGAGTTAATTTTATTGATTCCGTTAAAGTTGTTGTGCGAGAAATTTCTATAATCTTTTTATTTTGTTCTCGTAACTGTTTTAAATAATTTTTTTCATGCTCAAACCCTTTCTCCTGTAGAAGTCGATTACTTTCATTGACCACAGGCGGCGGGATTTCCTCCCTAAAGCATTTTAAATCAAGATAAGTAGCATGTTGACAGCCGAGGAAATTAGTTAAATCTGTAGGAGAAAATAACGTCCTGTTATTATCAAGTTGCCTCATGCACTTAATTCCCAAATTAGATTTAGCTTAAATAGATAATTTTCTTACGTTAAGCATATACCTCTAAAATTGGTTTAGCCAATTTAGACATAGATAAGTGCTTTACCTATAAACTAACTAATCTTCTAAGGTAAGAGCAAAGCGGAAATGATATTGCTAGATGCCATTAATTTTTGATGAAAAATAAATTATTTTAACATGCAAGATTAAATATATTTTTAGCCAAGGTAAACTTTAGTAATGCTCAGTCTTGAATGTCCAAGCTCTTGACTAATTATTTCCCTTGCAGTCTTGTCCCAATATTTTTCAAGAAAGCTAAGTTCTTTATAGTTTTTTCCTCCTTGAATAGGGCAAAGTAGACCATGGGCATTTTTATCGTAGTGCTTAGTAATTTCAAGATATCTTCGTTGTGCATAGGCATGGCGAAGCCCATGACATTTACTTAAGCCCATTTTGGCCAGGACGTCATGATAGTGAGATAAGTGACTTTTATACGACTTTCCTCGTGGGATTAAAGAATGGCCAAGCGGTATTTGGTTCATGGCTTTAATTAACCACTGTCTTTGCGACTCGCTTGTTATCTTAAGGGTACGGCCAATACCTCCTTTAGTCCAACTAGGTTTAATTACTAGCTTTTCTCTTTGCCAGGCCTCGCTAATTATAATTTTCATTGATTCTTCACGGCGAAGCCCAAAAAGATATTGAACCTCTAAAGACAAGCGAATCAACGGATCTGCGCATTTGGTGAAATCGACACCTTTTATTGCTTTATTATATTGAGGGGCATAGCTGCGCTTATTAATTTGATAAGCGTCATTACTTTGTTTAATTAATTCAGGCTTGTTTAAGACCGATGATACCTTGCGTAATTTAGCCATGTAATTTTTGATAGTCGCAGGATTTTTATTTTGTTTCTTCCAGTATTCAACCAGAATATAGATATGTTTCGGCTTTAAACCTTTGATATGTGTTAACTTATAGCCAAGCTCGTGTAAATCTTTGATGCAACGAGTAAGCATGTGCTTCATATCGGCTTTACTGGCATAAGAGTAGTTATGAATTTTTTTCAGACATTCATGAATGGAGTACTGAGCATTTTTAAGTTTAGTTTTACTCATTAAGGTATCTCCATAGCGTATCACGGGATTTGATACCCATTTCGCTACGAATTAACCAGTAGGTTTCATACCTACCTATTAATGGTAAAAGATATTGACGCATCTGCTTTGCATATAAATAACGCCATGATTTCTTGAATGGCAAAGCATATTTTTTCAATTCTTTTCGCCAGACGAATTTTGTTTCTTCATAACCATTAAAATCAGCAATGGATTTCCCTTGAGTTAGTTGCTTAATTTCAGAGAGAATGGCTTTTTGTGTTTCATTGCGAATAGGAATAGTTCTATCCAACGAGTTAAAAGAAATATTACGGGTTATCCAGAGACTATCTTCTTGAATATTAATTTCAGATTTAATGTATATAGCTTCTTGGAAGGTCAGGCCAAATTCTGCTTGAAGCGCCATAATTAAGCGTGGAATCTGTGTATCCCATGCTTTCCAATGGTCATCCTGAAGTTTGAGTTTTCTGCGGCGTTTTTGGCTTTTACTTAGTTGTAGCGATTTATTATCTATATTCGTTAATGAGCAATCAATGCTCTTTAAGTAACGCCTGACTATAGTCATGTGATTCATAATCGTGCCGGCTCGTAGTTTACTTTTTTTCCAATAAGCGACTAGTTTATGAATATGGTATGGTTGAAGAGCGTTCCAGGTTGGCGGCATATCACCAACAGTATACAAATCATCTATCAGCTTACGAATCACATAAGCCTGCTGCTTTCTTTCCTTGTAGCTGCCTTGATTAGCTAATTTTAAATATTGATTGGCAGTTTGTCTTAAGCTGTATTTTCTCATTAGGCTATTCACTATTAATAACTATTTGCCCTGTCTTTGGTTTAGTGTTGATCGAGCGGCTCACTCAAAGATGAAACCTGGCTAAAGCCATAAAGCTCGAAGTAGGGGGCAAATCAATCGTTATAAGGCAACGATCTCGCCAAATTACAACAGTGTTTTTAAGGTTATTTTCTCCTTGTTTAATGATTAAATAAATGACAAAACAATGGGCCTTGTCATACAAGTCCATGGCCAAATTGAAATAAGTTGACTTAAGCTCCAAGAGCTGCCCTGTCGAATGACAGAGTTTCCTAGATAGGTTTCCCGACTGAACGTCCAGCCACCAAGTTAGGGAAAGGAGTGGCTTTGCATAAGACGTCAGATGACGTTTCGCCAGAACTGTACTGGCTCATCAGTTATGCTGATTTAAAATTAGCAAAATGGTGCTTGCTAGGCAAGAGATTTTAGAAAGAGCTTTGTCCAATCCCGATTGGCGGGATCGGACAAAATAGCTAAAAGTGTTGATTTTAAGCCGTAAAATTAGGTTGTTTTTTCTGCGTCACTGCACAATATTGCAGTGACGCAGATTGGCTAACATTATTTTTGAACTAAAATATTAAGTTAGTACTCTAATAGATGTTATATATTTCCTTCATCAATTTTAAAGGATTAATATGCATTTATTTTTTATAGATAACTTTTGTTCTATCGATTCAAAAGTAATTGTTGAGAAATTTCAAATGAATAATTGGCCAAAGTGGCAAGGAATAATTTTATTTGAAAATGAAATTTTACCATGTGATTTATATTGCTTTCTATATGCAAAATTTGGACCTCCAAATGGGATTCATAGTATTATTCGAGATGATGATTCAGATAGCCTCATTCATTGGGATTGGACACTTAATTCTAATGAAGGTTGGATACAATTTCTGGGCATGAATTTTAGAACAGAGGTCCATTTTTATGGAGACTGGGATGTATCAAAAATAGATAAATATCAATTGATAAAATCAATAAAGGATGATTTAAAAAATTACGCAAGGAAATTATCGGATATAAAGAAAAACATGTTGGAAAGTTGGGATCAATATATTAACCCTTATTATCAAATTAAACAGGCAATTAATCAATTAAGAAGTGAACTAGATAAATTGGAGTTAGATCCTAATAATAAATCGGCTAAGATTTCAAACGATTGGATTTGTGACAGTGGTTTTGCAGAAAATTATAAGGAAATATCTCAAAAGTTCTCTTTAGGAATAGGACTTTCATATTCTTTAAGATTAATAATTCCAGTTTTAGCTGAATCTTTTATTAATTTTTTAATTTTTATTCTTTGTATTCCAGAGATAAAGGAAAATAATAGATTACTAGAAAATTATATTAGGAGTAACATCGATATAAAAATTCAATTGTTGCACATTAACTGCAAAGGTTTTGCTAGCCCTGTGAATTGGAAGTCTCATGAGTGTAAAAATTATAATTCATTAATAAATATTAGAAATGATCTTTTACATGGAAATGTGAATCTCAAGAGATTAAAAATTAATAAGGTATTTTTTAATAAAAAAGTTCCTATTTTTACAGAATATGAATCTCTATGGCAAAAGACACTAGGCGTAAATTTTGATACATGTGGATTTCATGAAATAGATAAAGAATTCAAAATTGTAAATGATTTTATAAAATATGTTTTATCGTGTCTTAATTCCCAAGTGCGTGAACACGTTGAATGTATAATGGACTCGCCAAAATTTGGAATTAATAAGAATAATGCAAGTTTTGGTATTTTATTTCCAAACCATATAGTAGATTTTTCTACTCCTCTGATTATCTATAATAAAGATAGGATTCTATAAAATCTATGCTTTAGAAACTTTATTTATTATTACTTACCACTTGTTTTCTAATATTTTAAAGTATTAAATTCTGTTTAAATTGCGTCTACATGGAAATCTAAACTTCGAGAGTTCACGTAATTGCTTGATATTAAATAGGGGCTAGAGGTGGAATCGAACCACCGCACAAGGATTTGCAGTCCTCTACGTAATAAGTGTTTGTCTGGAGCTACGCTTATTTATCGTCGAATGTAAGGGAATACGAATTTTATAAATTTCTCCCCCACCAGCTAAAATAAATGCCTGTCCTTTAGGTAAAGAGATAATATCATCTTGCCCAATCATAGGAACTGAAGAACTTTGCACCCTATCCTCATTAGTCGTATTAAAATAGACCCCATCCTTCCCATGCGGCGTATCACTTACTATAGACGCCTGTGTATGCCCAATAACATCAACTTGAGGCAGCATTTTAACTAATAGATTGGCTGTTTCTTCATTCTTAACACGCAACATAATAAGCGTATTAAAATTTCCTTCAGAAACTTCAGCCTTAGCTCTCGAGCCAAGAGCAACCTCCATATCTTGAATAGTTTGAGCATAAGCAGTAACTTGAAATCCAGCGCCGCCCGCCTTATTAAGAATTTTTACAAAGGAATCTTGGATAATTTCTGATAATTCATCACAATGTAGGTTTAAAGTATAGTGAGCATTGGGTTTTTTATAGATTTTGCCAGCGGTAGAGACTAGATCGGATAAGAAAGCTTTACCAACTGCTTGAGCAATATTGGGATTCGTTAGACTATCTAAACCAATATAAAGCACTTTTTTATTTTTAATGACATCCATTAACTCAATATCATAAAGTTGTGGTTTTGAAGACAAGATTTTAGAAGCATTACTATTATTGATTTCAGATAATACAGGCCCCACACTGGCTGTTATTTTGTCATAGTAATGTTTATCCATAATGGCTGCGTCGTAAAGATCTATGAGAATCTGGTCGTGCAGGGCTTCAGCATTATTGTTTTTAATGGTTTTGTTGATGTGATCTTTAACGTATTGAATGACAGCTTGATGGCGCTCCATACGGGACTTTGTTCTATTATTTTTGCCAATTTTACTGTCATGTTCTTCAATAATGTCTTTAATCACTTGACGGTAGTTAGAGTAGTGATTGGGTAAGATAGTGTCCGCATAAGCCATTAATAGCTGATCAAGTCGGCTAATATAAAAGGCGATTGATTGATAAGTTATAGGTTGCTTCATTTCTTCAAGGCAGATAGCAACAATATTGACATATTTCCAGGCAAAAGCGGCAAATTGTTTACCTTCACCTTCAGCTGATATAGCGTCGGTAATGCGTGTAGCAACTTCACTAATTTGATCATAATTTTTGAGTGGATTATATCGAGCGGATTGCTCAGGAAAACCTAGATGAACGATTTTGAAATCTTCTAGTCGCCCAGCTACCTCGCAGGCAGCTATCATATCTCGCACTAACTCTTGATCACCTTTAGGATCCACAACAATGACGGCATCGCCATTTCTAATGTCTTGATTAATGAGAATACTAGCTAATCGCGTTTTGCCAACTCGAGTAGTGCCTACTACAAAAGTATGGCCTACGCGTACATTTTGGGGAATGTATATTAGTTTGTCCTCTTCACCAACACCATGAAGAAAAGGGTTACCGCCAACTGGCGGATCGGGTCTAAATGGATTGAGTTTTGATGGATTGTTAAGCCATTTGGCTAACCTTGTACGCTCATGGTTTCGGCAAAATTGTCTAGCAAAGCGATAAAAATAGCTTCGCTGTATAAATTTCTCATTTCTAACCTGTTTAATCTGATGCAATCGTTGTGTATGACTAGGCCGCCAACGAAAACCTCGGCCTAAAAATAGCCAGTTTTTAGATAAAGGAATTTCTGAAGTTGATAGAGCATAAGTTGGCATGGCTAAAAGCCTGCGATGGTAGCGTTTCACTTTGATAGCCTGCCACCCTCTATATATCCCTGGAATTAAAAGCGTAATAGCTGCATATCTACTCATACCTTGAGTTAATAAGAAGAGGTGGGGCTGGCAATAAGCTAGTAGAGCTAAGGATAAACACGTGATTGCTGACCAAGCTTCTGTAGGTTCGCGCAACAAATTGTTAATAGGATAATCTTTCATACTATCTCCATATCATAAGCGCATCTATGAATATGAAAATGGTAAGTAAATACCAACGTATATTTAATGCTGAACTTAATTGTGGTGGTGATAACTGATTTTGAGTTTGTAGCCGTGTAATGAGCTTTGGCCATAGCCAAACTAAGGCTAAGTAAAATAGTCCATGTAAGATAATAAACACTGGTTGATTATTGGTTAAAACATGTTGCCACTGGGCGAAGGAGTTTTTATTAATCAGTAAGGGAGCAAGTATGAACAATGCTAGGATTGGTAAAATGGCTTGAAGCAGTATTATAATGGTTGAACGGATATAGTGTTTGATCATAAGGATAACTCCACATGCAAAAAGTATTTCGTTTGTTAGCTGTCGTGCTTGAGGCGTTTGTGGGCATAGCGGACGATAAGCCAAATAAAAGCCGCCTGACGGTCTACGAAGCTCGGGAAAAATTGGATAAGGGCTCGATCAGTATTCGTGAATACAACGAATCTCTTGAATCTAAATAAATTGTTCATTTAAGACCTTTTGATAGCAGTTTGACTCCGGCTTTTGCTACCTCCATTCCTGATTGACTCATGCTTTCGCTATGACGCTCAGATCCACTAATTAAATCCATTAGGCCCGCGCCAGCTTCACCACCAAAATGGCTAGATAATCTTAACAATAAGATAGGAGCAACAAAGTAAAAAAGCACAGCCATATTCTTCATTGCGGCAATAGCTTCATTCTCATCGAGTGGATCAAGTACTGAACGTTCAATAAAGCCGACTAGGTGCCAAAGGTATTGAAGAAAGATAGCCATAACAAATAATGCACATAAGCTGCCTAGTGCTTTTGGGCTGTAGCAACTTAAAGCCAATACCATTGGGGTTAAAATAATTAAAAAGAACATAAAAAACGCTTGCATTACTGGCAAGGTTTGCATAATAGATTCGCGTTTTAAGGGCGTGGATGTCCAGAATTTTACCCACTGTCCAGCATTAACTAAGTTATGAGTAATAGCTGAACCAACTTTTCCATTGCCATTATCTATCAGATTGGCAACTGAATTTATTTGTAGATCTTTGCTTTCACTTAAAAGCATTTTTGCAATGAAATCTTCAGCACTAATATCAGCTTTCCAGGCTTTAGGATGTTTTATCTTATACTGACGTACTCGCTCAAGCATGACATAGTAGTTTAAATGTCGATTAAAAAAGCTGGCTTTATTGGATACATCAACAAGATCATTTCTGAGTTTGTTCCACCATTGTTGACAGCTAGGGTAACCATCTTCTGGTAACTGTTCTGGCGGTATATCACCACGGTTAGCTGCTTTTTCAAGATTGGAATTTGGCGCTTGCTTAAAAGTGAAACCTGGTACTGGCTGGCGTGCATGGAGTCTGCTGTAATACATGTTTTGTAGAATTTTAGAACCCATCCAATTTAAATCATCTTCGCCGCCATAGAGTTTAAGCATAGGATCTAGTTCACTAGCTTCATGTTTTTCACTATTAAACTGAGTTTTCGCCTCAATAAAGCATTGCCTATGAAATTCTAAGGCTTGTTTGCGTACACCTTGAGGTAAATAAGTTGATACTAAATCGCCTTGAATAGATTGTAAGCTATCAGTACAGCCAGTTACTTTCATGATACTGTAAGTAAAGCTAGACATAAAATTTTGAATGATGGCAAAGCCTATGGGCATTTTGACTTGTTTAGTCAGTAGATCAGAAAAAGCTTCGTCATAGGTCGTTCCACTATCACCAATGACTGCGGTTGTTGTGTTT
Proteins encoded in this window:
- a CDS encoding conjugal transfer protein TraG N-terminal domain-containing protein → MVVFNPLSLYTTYLGWQQYEILFNALWQTGLLYLGFLAIGYRFLKNVLNPAGAFYATEHALNNFLYELAVTFLICSLFVYPCVPLETTALQFKPLCGLKNTTTAVIGDSGTTYDEAFSDLLTKQVKMPIGFAIIQNFMSSFTYSIMKVTGCTDSLQSIQGDLVSTYLPQGVRKQALEFHRQCFIEAKTQFNSEKHEASELDPMLKLYGGEDDLNWMGSKILQNMYYSRLHARQPVPGFTFKQAPNSNLEKAANRGDIPPEQLPEDGYPSCQQWWNKLRNDLVDVSNKASFFNRHLNYYVMLERVRQYKIKHPKAWKADISAEDFIAKMLLSESKDLQINSVANLIDNGNGKVGSAITHNLVNAGQWVKFWTSTPLKRESIMQTLPVMQAFFMFFLIILTPMVLALSCYSPKALGSLCALFVMAIFLQYLWHLVGFIERSVLDPLDENEAIAAMKNMAVLFYFVAPILLLRLSSHFGGEAGAGLMDLISGSERHSESMSQSGMEVAKAGVKLLSKGLK
- a CDS encoding TM0106 family RecB-like putative nuclease, with translation MRQLDNNRTLFSPTDLTNFLGCQHATYLDLKCFREEIPPPVVNESNRLLQEKGFEHEKNYLKQLREQNKKIIEISRTTTLTESIKLTQEALHTGADVIYQAHLHDDFWTGHADFLIKVDIPSSLGSYSYQVIDTKLTRTPEPKHLIQLCAYTDLLSKLQSLLPKQMALVLGDSQQRPFNYSDFAYYYKIIKNNFEGYANNPPTQSSPKPCEHCKVCHWQSRCKEQWQTEDHLSLVANIKRAEIDQLNKGGITTVAALANLADDFPLEEMNLEILQRLREQARLQLYKRETGHEKYELLTPIPHKGFERLPQPNEGDLFFDMEGDPLYPQGLEYLFGVYFQENKQWHFKAFWAHNHPDEKKTFKQFMKFLKQHLTRFPDAHIYHYNHYENTALKRLACRYGVCEDQVDNLLREKKLVDLYKVVREGIRISESGYSIKDLEVFYMDKRDNSVQTAMDSIDVYNQWLITKNPQLLNDIEEYNKVDCISTLKLRDWLISIKPINTAWFRKEEEVKKTKPRSPSQRNEPEITYEQYQKLLKTKIENKKLSERLINLLEYHKRESKPKWWSVFERQDKFDYELIEDTECLGGLTLLGEPISEKRSYIYTYRFPPQEFKLHAGSSVLNTASTKGAGTIVELNDEQRLVKIKLGKASGELPPHLSISPTGPRDTKKIRSALYRVADNILNANDKYQAILDILNKRAPYLNNKLAGQPIINSDKLQDETFEAIKALNNSYLFIQGPPGTGKTYTSSHIIVELLKNNKKIGIASNSHKAIHNLLGKIEKVAIEQSFHFKGIKRSSENEDSYEGTFISNNKSGNIIPSDYSLYAGTAWFFVDEFFEENPLDYLFIDEAGQVCLANVVAMGTATKNIILVGDQMQLAQPMQGTHPGESGLSILDFLLGNHATVSPDRGIFLKDSYRMRPSICNFISQAFYDGLLNAHPSVNKYQLFFNNVNLPNDGICIVPMDHEGCSQKSVEEGEIIKSLYKTLIEQKFKDDEDQRKLTPADILIVSPYNVQVNYLRSILPAGARVGTIDKFQGQEAAIVLISMATSSAEDLPRNIEFLYSKNRLNVAISRAHCLAIVVFSKKLLNITCKTIEQMKLVNSLCWLYDYGQKIY
- a CDS encoding phage integrase N-terminal domain-containing protein → MSKTKLKNAQYSIHECLKKIHNYSYASKADMKHMLTRCIKDLHELGYKLTHIKGLKPKHIYILVEYWKKQNKNPATIKNYMAKLRKVSSVLNKPELIKQSNDAYQINKRSYAPQYNKAIKGVDFTKCADPLIRLSLEVQYLFGLRREESMKIIISEAWQREKLVIKPSWTKGGIGRTLKITSESQRQWLIKAMNQIPLGHSLIPRGKSYKSHLSHYHDVLAKMGLSKCHGLRHAYAQRRYLEITKHYDKNAHGLLCPIQGGKNYKELSFLEKYWDKTAREIISQELGHSRLSITKVYLG
- a CDS encoding phage integrase N-terminal domain-containing protein: MRKYSLRQTANQYLKLANQGSYKERKQQAYVIRKLIDDLYTVGDMPPTWNALQPYHIHKLVAYWKKSKLRAGTIMNHMTIVRRYLKSIDCSLTNIDNKSLQLSKSQKRRRKLKLQDDHWKAWDTQIPRLIMALQAEFGLTFQEAIYIKSEINIQEDSLWITRNISFNSLDRTIPIRNETQKAILSEIKQLTQGKSIADFNGYEETKFVWRKELKKYALPFKKSWRYLYAKQMRQYLLPLIGRYETYWLIRSEMGIKSRDTLWRYLNE
- the traD gene encoding type IV conjugative transfer system coupling protein TraD — translated: MKDYPINNLLREPTEAWSAITCLSLALLAYCQPHLFLLTQGMSRYAAITLLIPGIYRGWQAIKVKRYHRRLLAMPTYALSTSEIPLSKNWLFLGRGFRWRPSHTQRLHQIKQVRNEKFIQRSYFYRFARQFCRNHERTRLAKWLNNPSKLNPFRPDPPVGGNPFLHGVGEEDKLIYIPQNVRVGHTFVVGTTRVGKTRLASILINQDIRNGDAVIVVDPKGDQELVRDMIAACEVAGRLEDFKIVHLGFPEQSARYNPLKNYDQISEVATRITDAISAEGEGKQFAAFAWKYVNIVAICLEEMKQPITYQSIAFYISRLDQLLMAYADTILPNHYSNYRQVIKDIIEEHDSKIGKNNRTKSRMERHQAVIQYVKDHINKTIKNNNAEALHDQILIDLYDAAIMDKHYYDKITASVGPVLSEINNSNASKILSSKPQLYDIELMDVIKNKKVLYIGLDSLTNPNIAQAVGKAFLSDLVSTAGKIYKKPNAHYTLNLHCDELSEIIQDSFVKILNKAGGAGFQVTAYAQTIQDMEVALGSRAKAEVSEGNFNTLIMLRVKNEETANLLVKMLPQVDVIGHTQASIVSDTPHGKDGVYFNTTNEDRVQSSSVPMIGQDDIISLPKGQAFILAGGGEIYKIRIPLHSTINKRSSRQTLIT